In the Pseudoalteromonas sp. A25 genome, CAGTCCTAGCCTTACCATACGTAGATAAACATCTTTTCTTAAATCTGAACCAGAGAAAATCTCTAGCTGATCAAATAAATGCTTGTTTAGCTGAACGACTGTTTGCATCAGCTCTAAGTCTGCAACTTCATCAAATAAGGCTTTTAGTGGGTCTTTACCTTGGTTTGCGTAATGCTCGATTAAGATAAACACTGTTAAAGCGATTGCTCGAGATATTTTCCCCATATTAGGGGTACTTTCATCACTGGCTAAATAATAAAAGCCACGGCCGTCATGTTGTAGATCATGGCCCAATGCAGTAAAAAGAGCTTGGTAAGCGTCGATATTTTGATCTAACTGCTGCCAAAGCGTGGTGTCTTGTTCACTAATGTGGTAACCGCTCACCA is a window encoding:
- a CDS encoding condensin complex protein MksE, with the translated sequence MTQINLSELSELQAINKKLVSGYHISEQDTTLWQQLDQNIDAYQALFTALGHDLQHDGRGFYYLASDESTPNMGKISRAIALTVFILIEHYANQGKDPLKALFDEVADLELMQTVVQLNKHLFDQLEIFSGSDLRKDVYLRMVRLGLAKEVEQGFMHLAPVYRYIDALMEVNDDSFDTLEDDV